The following proteins are encoded in a genomic region of Candidatus Angelobacter sp.:
- a CDS encoding MFS transporter → MNAWQRTARFLALKRNTVLLLGALVLALTGERLWLNFVPKYLETLGAGIFIIGLFDALQTLLGALYAYPGGWLTDHWGQRRSLLLFNALSLAGYTLVLLWQHWLALVLGAFLFLAWSALSLPATLTVVATSLEARQHTMGVGVQSMFRRVPMMIGPLVGGWLVTRFGWAEGVRFALAGCIVLSLFTAVFQWFMVEPESGRADLLVGQDARQRVPTFLDVIKFFSPTLRELLVSDVLIRFCERIPYAFVILWAMNHNGVTAEQFGTLIAIEMITAMLCYIPVAHLADKHGQRPFVLATFVFFTLFPMTLLWANNFFWLALAFAVRGLKEFGEPARKALIIAQAKPELRSRTYGAYYLIRDCVVTSGSFLGAWLWSVSPRANFIGAAICGTLGTIWFWWFVYRRPLMQKG, encoded by the coding sequence GCGCAACACGGTGTTATTGCTCGGCGCGCTGGTGCTGGCACTGACCGGCGAACGGCTCTGGCTCAACTTCGTGCCTAAGTATCTCGAAACGCTCGGCGCGGGCATCTTCATCATCGGCCTGTTCGACGCGCTGCAAACGTTGCTCGGCGCGCTTTACGCCTATCCCGGCGGCTGGTTGACCGATCATTGGGGACAGCGCCGTTCGTTGCTGCTCTTCAACGCGCTTTCACTCGCGGGTTACACACTCGTTTTGCTCTGGCAACACTGGCTCGCGCTGGTATTGGGCGCGTTTCTGTTTCTGGCGTGGAGCGCGCTGTCATTGCCCGCGACGCTCACTGTTGTGGCCACTTCGCTCGAAGCACGTCAGCATACCATGGGTGTGGGCGTGCAATCCATGTTTCGCCGCGTGCCCATGATGATCGGGCCGCTGGTTGGCGGCTGGCTGGTGACGCGGTTTGGCTGGGCGGAAGGGGTTCGCTTTGCATTGGCCGGTTGCATCGTGCTGAGTTTGTTCACGGCAGTTTTCCAATGGTTCATGGTGGAGCCGGAATCTGGTAGGGCCGACCTGCTGGTCGGCCAGGACGCGCGGCAGCGCGTCCCTACCTTTCTTGACGTCATCAAGTTCTTCAGCCCCACCTTGCGCGAGCTGCTGGTCAGCGACGTCTTGATCCGGTTCTGTGAACGGATTCCTTATGCCTTTGTGATTCTCTGGGCAATGAACCACAACGGCGTCACTGCCGAACAATTTGGGACGCTCATCGCCATCGAAATGATCACGGCGATGCTCTGCTACATTCCCGTCGCGCACCTGGCGGACAAACACGGGCAACGGCCTTTCGTGCTGGCGACGTTTGTTTTTTTCACGCTGTTTCCGATGACGCTGCTGTGGGCAAACAATTTCTTCTGGCTGGCGCTGGCCTTTGCGGTTCGAGGATTGAAAGAATTCGGCGAGCCTGCGCGCAAGGCGTTGATCATCGCCCAGGCGAAACCGGAACTGCGTTCGCGCACCTACGGTGCCTATTACCTGATTCGCGACTGCGTGGTGACCAGCGGCTCGTTTCTGGGCGCGTGGCTTTGGAGCGTCAGTCCGCGGGCAAACTTTATCGGCGCGGCGATTT